One segment of Neodiprion fabricii isolate iyNeoFabr1 chromosome 1, iyNeoFabr1.1, whole genome shotgun sequence DNA contains the following:
- the LOC124181295 gene encoding galanin-like G-protein coupled receptor npr-9 yields the protein MNESDLSMYSFGARIGYQIVIWPIVVIGTFGNLSVLWRVSFGIGINSPLKPMYRGVLLSLALSDLLLLATSGYNTLSGFIHPNILWTLPDWACSVLPCLQTTAALSSSLALAAVAADRYRAIKPTYPPPAGPTWPIVALLIFFIWGISIGATYPVLKLYATGTLIVLTDVSYYRASLCLTTDRSKAAVTYVAMYLAIFLPLAIAFLSVHLLLALKIWRRRRRGDKLNLATSSESQFTETSTATTSATMTSPVTLRRPMSSPPFAHRNKRTVKVVLALILVFIVCRLPMWTFAVIKLYITLSGRIWWHVQAVVTTLSLFNTAANPFMYAFINEALSTVAWVRSWCTKADDANVTTVNREKMKSNMNSIKVPRGPYSP from the exons ATGAACGAGTCCGACCTGTCAATGTACTCCTTCGGGGCTCGAATCGGTTACCAGATCGTAATCTGGCCCATCGTGGTCATCGGAACATTCGGAAACCTCTCCGTCCTATGGCGAGTCAGTTTTGGCATCGGTATCAATTCGCCCCTGAAGCCAATGTACCGCGGGGTGCTTTTATCCCTCGCCTTGTCGGATCTTCTGCTGCTCGCTACTTCCGGTTACAACACCTTGTCAGGCTTCATTCACCCCAACATTCTCTGGACGCTTCCGGATTGGGCGTGCTCTGTCTTACCGTGTCTCCAGACGACGGCAGCATTGTCGAGTTCCCTTGCTTTGGCAGCTGTTGCTGCCGAtcg GTACCGTGCTATCAAGCCAACCTACCCGCCACCTGCTGGACCAACGTGGCCGATAGTCGCTCTTCTCATCTTCTTCATCTGGGGTATTTCGATTGGTGCAACTTACCCCGTTCTCAAACTTTACGCCACTGGCACTCTGATCGTATTGACCGACGTCTCGTACTACAG GGCTTCCTTGTGCTTAACAACGGATCGGTCGAAAGCTGCGGTGACCTACGTGGCTATGTACCTTGCGATATTCCTGCCTCTGGCCATCGCCTTCCTGAGTGTTCACCTACTCCTAGCGTTGAAGATATGGAGGCGGAGAAGACGCGGTGACAAATTGAACCTGGCGACCAGCAGCGAGTCACAATTCACCGAAACATCGACCG CCACAACGAGTGCAACCATGACCTCACCAGTCACCCTCAGACGACCCATGTCTTCCCCACCCTTCGCACACCGGAATAAGCGAACAGTCAAGGTCGTATTGGCCTTGATCCTTGTCTTCATTGTCTGCAGATTACCGATGTGGACCTTCGCGGTTATCAAGCTTTACATCACCCTCTCGGGAAGGATCTGGTGGCACGTACAAGCCGTCGTCACCACTTTGTCGCTCTTCAACACCGCCGCTAACCCGTTCATGTACGCCTTCATCAACGAAGCGTTGTCCACTGTTGCATGGGTCAGGTCCTGGTGCACCAAAGCTGATGATGCAAATGTCACTACAGTCAACCGGGAGAAGATGAAGAGCAACATGAACAGCATTAAGGTTCCCCGAGGACCCTATTCTCCGTAA
- the LOC124179881 gene encoding protein jim lovell isoform X1, with protein MSLTEQSRADDATSLTASQTTIRTDLVRIYGREAKKSGRIKRGVKATRKGEQWLRDDPYDRRRGKMSSAAGSPAEMPLQSQYSLRWNNHQTHILRAFEDLLHAETLVDVTLVCAETSLRAHKVVLSACSPFFARIFVEHPCKHPIIVLKDFPGTEVTALVDFMYRGEVRIGRHELPGLMRAAESLQVRGLASTEPRLASPPETPTTDILGEPSTPEDAQGTPEDDDNASECQAPPRDLYHHQDHQENRLPHMGHLSFSLRELRDSCSSPLMPRRKQARPRRRSGELLPQDLSRPHTNPTPSPPPACGLNLSSQPQPAGLQQSQNNQQQQQQQQQQQQQQEDIAENLSMKRSTSPAPGDHVIKTESETASSPRGSPLTGPSLHLDGSLQDFPAGSLPGMSGLSLTPPHHHSEYLTSLGQLAAQWLPNHPQNQLAHHPREESPHNRTHPFQQQDSPLTQRRSVAVFPMDGAGPLGGAGGLFPPGSGLDRGSLLADLHENFKPETLHGLFGGASLGHHPVKKSKKHRGDGEGQRRWSEHTRLPVGRPKGQHSAPRGGPPRSWTNAELTEALQHVWNKKMTTSQASRIFGIPYNSLLMYVRGKYGKSLKLEQLRRDCTGSTTGEVMNSLNNNVKTAQPPSQMPHALAGLPHPGDEAAFSHPLLGGTLPQGFFPDFGAAFPVPVSMVHLLPPSEQKAYEPPPPSAGGGSGSSDANPRSRSPSPAAHDSLVQSTQPPTALLQQNGTE; from the exons tCACGGCGTCCCAGACAACAATCAGGACGGACCTCGTCCGCATATATGGAAGAGAGGCGAAAAAATCAGGAAGAATAAAACGAGGTGTGAAGGCGACAAGAAAAGGGGAGCAGTGGCTTCGTGACGATCCGTACGATCGACGAAGAGGAAAGATGTCCAGTGCCGCGGGAAGTCCTGCCGAGATGCCCCTCCAGTCCCAGTACTCGTTGAGGTGGAACAACCATCAGACACACATCCTGCGGGCCTTCGAGGACCTCCTTCACGCGGAAACGCTCGTCGACGTCACCTTGGTCTGCGCGGAGACGAGCCTCAGGGCCCACAAAGTCGTCCTCAGCGCTTGCAG cCCGTTCTTTGCACGGATATTCGTGGAGCACCCCTGCAAGCATCCGATTATAGTCCTGAAGGATTTCCCCGGGACCGAAGTGACCGCGCTTGTGGATTTCATGTACCGTGGCGAGGTCCGCATCGGCCGTCACGAGCTTCCGGGCCTCATGCGAGCCGCCGAGAGTCTTCAAGTGCGGGGCTTGGCGTCGACGGAACCACGACTCGCGAGTCCGCCCGAAACCCCAACGACGGACATCCTCGGCGAACCGTCGACGCCGGAAGACGCCCAAGGAACACCGGAGGACGACGACAACGCGTCGGAGTGTCAGGCGCCACCCCGAGACCTCTACCACCATCAGGACCACCAAGAAAACAGACTGCCGCACATGGGCCACCTCAGTTTCTCCCTACGAGAGCTGAGGGACTCTTGCAGCTCGCCCCTGATGCCGCGGAGGAAGCAGGCTCGCCCAAGAAGAAGATCGGGGGAGCTCCTTCCCCAGGATCTGAGCCGCCCGCATACGAATCCGACACCGAGCCCGCCCCCGGCCTGCGGCCTGAACCTCAGCAGTCAACCGCAGCCAGCGGGGCTGCAGCAGAGCCAGAAcaaccagcagcagcagcaacagcagcaacagcagcaacagcagcaagaAGACATAGCCGAGAACCTGTCGATGAAGAGGTCGACGTCACCCGCCCCCGGCGATCACGTGATAAAGACGGAAAGCGAGACGGCGAGCAGTCCCCGCGGCTCTCCTCTCACCGGTCCCAGTCTTCACCTCGACGGATCCCTCCAGGATTTTCCGGCGGGTAGCCTCCCCGGGATGTCGGGGCTTTCGCTCACGCCGCCGCATCACCACAGCGAGTACCTGACAAGTCTGGGCCAGCTCGCGGCCCAGTGGCTGCCCAATCACCCGCAGAACCAGCTAGCCCACCACCCCCGAGAGGAGAGTCCTCACAACAGGACGCATCCCTTTCAGCAGCAGGATTCGCCGCTGACTCAGAGGCGGTCGGTCGCCGTTTTCCCGATGGACGGTGCGGGGCCGCTGGGGGGTGCCGGAGGCCTGTTTCCCCCCGGAAGCGGACTGGACCGGGGCTCGCTGCTGGCCGATCTTCACGAAAACTTCAAACCGGAAACGCTTCACGGTCTATTCGGGGGCGCAAGTCTGGGACACCACCCGGTGAAGAAGTCAAAAAAGCACCGAGGCGACGGCGAAGGTCAGAGACGATGGAGCGAGCACACGCGACTTCCGGTCGGGCGGCCAAAGGGGCAGCACAGCGCGCCGCGCGGCGGCCCTCCGAGGTCCTGGACGAACGCGGAGCTGACCGAGGCGCTGCAGCACGTCTGGAACAAGAAGATGACCACCTCCCAGGCTAGCCGGATATTCGGCATACCGTACAACAGCCTGCTGATGTACGTCAGGGGGAAGTACGGGAAGAGCCTTAAGCTCGAACAGCTGAGGAGGGACTGCACGGGGTCGACGACCGGCGAGGTGATGAACTCCCTGAACAACAACGTCAAGACCGCCCAGCCGCCCTCCCAGATGCCCCACGCCCTCGCGGGTCTTCCGCATCCCGGCGACGAGGCGGCCTTCTCGCATCCTCTTCTCGGCGGCACTCTTCCCCAGGGCTTCTTCCCCGACTTCGGGGCGGCTTTTCCGGTCCCCGTAAGCATGGTCCATCTACTGCCCCCCAGCGAACAGAAGGCCTACGAACCCCCGCCACCCAGCGCCGGGggcggcagcggcagcagcgACGCGAACCCCCGGAGCCGAAGCCCGTCACCAGCCGCCCACGACTCTTTGGTGCAATCGACGCAGCCACCCACTGCCCTGCTTCAGCAGAACGGAACCGAATAG
- the LOC124181281 gene encoding SET domain-containing protein SmydA-8-like: protein MGSDNVEGACAICEKLATLRCSNCKAQFYCTKQHQKDDWSRHKTACRSWEIRENRELGRHLLAARDLDAGDLVVCEPPLVWGPVPHSLERVCVGCGSRQAHGRCPGCTWPACSPRCLGLTDHDRHGTECAILAKCRILPRCDLLLPLRFLLLRRRSPKRWALLEALQCHDDSRGPGTEAHEEMLSLREHLAPFLAMDQAAADAFPRVCGLIDVNALETNPPEGSAALYETACLLEHNCIANTRHSFSIDAKGRPCITVRTVTAVQKGEHLSTIYTHALWATRSRREHLLATKYFSCRCQRCADPTELGTYLGTLVCPCGPGLVLPRDPLDSETEWFCNACPGVLTSMEVMQLTERLGEEVEGAMELASRHALADLLSRLQVLLHPGHQHLLTVGHSLMQLLPPEEPQKAEICRRVIQTTQVLDPYGSRLALYTAVALRELSLCPGEDRLDLLCRATKLLKFEPPNSPGEKLLRLLEAELL from the exons ATGGGCTCTGATAACGTCGAGGGTGCCTGTGCGATCTGTGAAAAACTTGCAACGCTGAGATGCAGCAATTGCAAGGCACAATTCTACTGCACCAAGCAACATCAGAAGGATGACTGGTCCCGTCACAAAACCGCATGTCGATCATGGGAGATCCGCGAAAATCGAGAACTCGGTCGGCACTTGTTGGCCGCCAGGGACTTGGACGCCGGTGACCTCGTGGTCTGCGAACCGCCTTTGGTCTGGGGACCAGTACCACATTCTCTCGAGCGGGTCTGCGTTGGTTGCGGAAGTCGACAGGCGCACGGTAGATGTCCAGGGTGTACCTGGCCCGCTTGCAGTCCCCGATGCCTGGGCCTGACGGATCACGACCGCCACGGAACGGAATGTGCCATCCTGGCCAAATGCAGGATACTGCCAAG atgCGACCTCCTGTTGCCTCTACGGTTTTTGCTGCTTCGGAGGCGAAGTCCCAAACGTTGGGCCTTGCTGGAGGCTCTTCAATGCCACGATGACTCGCGTGGTCCCGGTACCGAAGCCCACGAGGAAATGCTCAGCCTGAGAGAACACTTGGCACCGTTTCTGGCAATGGACCAGGCAGCAGCTGACGCATTTCCCCGGGTCTGTGGCCTCATCGACGTCAACGCGCTGGAGACGAATCCACCCGAGGGTTCTGCAGCTCTCTACGAGACAGCCTGCCTCCTCGAGCACAACTGCATCGCAAACACGAGGCATAGCTTCTCCATAGACGCCAAAGGCCGGCCCTGCATCACCGTTCGCACCGTTACCGCCGTCCAGAA GGGAGAGCACCTCAGCACCATCTACACTCACGCCTTGTGGGCGACCCGGAGTCGCCGCGAACACCTTCTCGCAACTAAATACTTCTCTTGTCGTTGTCAGCGTTGCGCCGACCCCACAGAACTGGGAACATATCTAGGCACTCTAGTCTGCCCATGTGGTCCAGGCCTTGTCTTGCCCAGAGATCCCTTGGACTCGGAGACCGAGTGGTTTTGTAATGCTTGCCCGGGGGTTCTGACCTCAATGGAAGTGATGCAGCTGACGGAGAGACTCGGCGAGGAAGTTGAAGGTGCCATGGAGCTCGCGAGTCGACATGCTCTCGCGGATTTATTGTCCAG ACTGCAAGTACTACTGCATCCCGGACATCAGCACCTTCTGACCGTTGGCCATTCACTGATGCAGCTTTTGCCCCCTGAGGAACCTCAGAAGGCCGAAATTTGTAGACGTGTGATACAGACAACCCAAGTACTGGACCCTTACGGCAGTCGCCTTGCGCTCTACACAGCGGTGGCCCTTAGGGAGCTATCGTTGTGCCCAGGGGAAGACCGCCTGGACTTGCTCTGCAGGGCAACCAAGCTTTTAAAATTTGAGCCACCGAACAGCCCCGGAGAAAAACTACTTAGGCTGCTAGAGGCGGAACTACTTTAG
- the LOC124179881 gene encoding protein jim lovell isoform X2, which yields MSSAAGSPAEMPLQSQYSLRWNNHQTHILRAFEDLLHAETLVDVTLVCAETSLRAHKVVLSACSPFFARIFVEHPCKHPIIVLKDFPGTEVTALVDFMYRGEVRIGRHELPGLMRAAESLQVRGLASTEPRLASPPETPTTDILGEPSTPEDAQGTPEDDDNASECQAPPRDLYHHQDHQENRLPHMGHLSFSLRELRDSCSSPLMPRRKQARPRRRSGELLPQDLSRPHTNPTPSPPPACGLNLSSQPQPAGLQQSQNNQQQQQQQQQQQQQQEDIAENLSMKRSTSPAPGDHVIKTESETASSPRGSPLTGPSLHLDGSLQDFPAGSLPGMSGLSLTPPHHHSEYLTSLGQLAAQWLPNHPQNQLAHHPREESPHNRTHPFQQQDSPLTQRRSVAVFPMDGAGPLGGAGGLFPPGSGLDRGSLLADLHENFKPETLHGLFGGASLGHHPVKKSKKHRGDGEGQRRWSEHTRLPVGRPKGQHSAPRGGPPRSWTNAELTEALQHVWNKKMTTSQASRIFGIPYNSLLMYVRGKYGKSLKLEQLRRDCTGSTTGEVMNSLNNNVKTAQPPSQMPHALAGLPHPGDEAAFSHPLLGGTLPQGFFPDFGAAFPVPVSMVHLLPPSEQKAYEPPPPSAGGGSGSSDANPRSRSPSPAAHDSLVQSTQPPTALLQQNGTE from the exons ATGTCCAGTGCCGCGGGAAGTCCTGCCGAGATGCCCCTCCAGTCCCAGTACTCGTTGAGGTGGAACAACCATCAGACACACATCCTGCGGGCCTTCGAGGACCTCCTTCACGCGGAAACGCTCGTCGACGTCACCTTGGTCTGCGCGGAGACGAGCCTCAGGGCCCACAAAGTCGTCCTCAGCGCTTGCAG cCCGTTCTTTGCACGGATATTCGTGGAGCACCCCTGCAAGCATCCGATTATAGTCCTGAAGGATTTCCCCGGGACCGAAGTGACCGCGCTTGTGGATTTCATGTACCGTGGCGAGGTCCGCATCGGCCGTCACGAGCTTCCGGGCCTCATGCGAGCCGCCGAGAGTCTTCAAGTGCGGGGCTTGGCGTCGACGGAACCACGACTCGCGAGTCCGCCCGAAACCCCAACGACGGACATCCTCGGCGAACCGTCGACGCCGGAAGACGCCCAAGGAACACCGGAGGACGACGACAACGCGTCGGAGTGTCAGGCGCCACCCCGAGACCTCTACCACCATCAGGACCACCAAGAAAACAGACTGCCGCACATGGGCCACCTCAGTTTCTCCCTACGAGAGCTGAGGGACTCTTGCAGCTCGCCCCTGATGCCGCGGAGGAAGCAGGCTCGCCCAAGAAGAAGATCGGGGGAGCTCCTTCCCCAGGATCTGAGCCGCCCGCATACGAATCCGACACCGAGCCCGCCCCCGGCCTGCGGCCTGAACCTCAGCAGTCAACCGCAGCCAGCGGGGCTGCAGCAGAGCCAGAAcaaccagcagcagcagcaacagcagcaacagcagcaacagcagcaagaAGACATAGCCGAGAACCTGTCGATGAAGAGGTCGACGTCACCCGCCCCCGGCGATCACGTGATAAAGACGGAAAGCGAGACGGCGAGCAGTCCCCGCGGCTCTCCTCTCACCGGTCCCAGTCTTCACCTCGACGGATCCCTCCAGGATTTTCCGGCGGGTAGCCTCCCCGGGATGTCGGGGCTTTCGCTCACGCCGCCGCATCACCACAGCGAGTACCTGACAAGTCTGGGCCAGCTCGCGGCCCAGTGGCTGCCCAATCACCCGCAGAACCAGCTAGCCCACCACCCCCGAGAGGAGAGTCCTCACAACAGGACGCATCCCTTTCAGCAGCAGGATTCGCCGCTGACTCAGAGGCGGTCGGTCGCCGTTTTCCCGATGGACGGTGCGGGGCCGCTGGGGGGTGCCGGAGGCCTGTTTCCCCCCGGAAGCGGACTGGACCGGGGCTCGCTGCTGGCCGATCTTCACGAAAACTTCAAACCGGAAACGCTTCACGGTCTATTCGGGGGCGCAAGTCTGGGACACCACCCGGTGAAGAAGTCAAAAAAGCACCGAGGCGACGGCGAAGGTCAGAGACGATGGAGCGAGCACACGCGACTTCCGGTCGGGCGGCCAAAGGGGCAGCACAGCGCGCCGCGCGGCGGCCCTCCGAGGTCCTGGACGAACGCGGAGCTGACCGAGGCGCTGCAGCACGTCTGGAACAAGAAGATGACCACCTCCCAGGCTAGCCGGATATTCGGCATACCGTACAACAGCCTGCTGATGTACGTCAGGGGGAAGTACGGGAAGAGCCTTAAGCTCGAACAGCTGAGGAGGGACTGCACGGGGTCGACGACCGGCGAGGTGATGAACTCCCTGAACAACAACGTCAAGACCGCCCAGCCGCCCTCCCAGATGCCCCACGCCCTCGCGGGTCTTCCGCATCCCGGCGACGAGGCGGCCTTCTCGCATCCTCTTCTCGGCGGCACTCTTCCCCAGGGCTTCTTCCCCGACTTCGGGGCGGCTTTTCCGGTCCCCGTAAGCATGGTCCATCTACTGCCCCCCAGCGAACAGAAGGCCTACGAACCCCCGCCACCCAGCGCCGGGggcggcagcggcagcagcgACGCGAACCCCCGGAGCCGAAGCCCGTCACCAGCCGCCCACGACTCTTTGGTGCAATCGACGCAGCCACCCACTGCCCTGCTTCAGCAGAACGGAACCGAATAG
- the LOC124183219 gene encoding uncharacterized protein LOC124183219, which translates to MPPLLIGLVLVVARMDKAEGESPLDSPRPFGQGKASRAEEFDRTGVLQPDSQITATLRPGTNSEFYYLIHHEGTPFTLLVSPCSGPISWTVSYVRPPENESDADEGKKRWPVTKLVPGSPLFTYAGVEARNFSMTRAQEGVYRFEIRSTTTSNGSAERRGVDTVRLYATTEILEHQSILEFGNGGTGHRRHLLRFQQRRSKRRLGVSWSWSRPVTNLTEYCLAVTSGQRRPPATLCAAQNLLQSTSAWPLDKTQTSGHQRRRPIPEGLHCPREPRLTLNGMRFNTTYHFALYAVSRTNNVSRRVTVESHKFRRNPTQTLRTGHPETTNLRKNSGLVNFQYRPRSNAGTVFLMRSCSGGSFRALLKGPAGIIRDEKVTDSFFKLVAEPLESGKRYVLRISVTPEELETVTTVKVIAREDVPSANRKVPGRSRSRENRFSRGSSWSRPRKRFRVDQRPICSLSDI; encoded by the exons ATGCCGCCACTTCTGATCGGGCTCGTACTTGTTGTGGCTCGGATGGACAAGGCCGAGGGTGAGTCGCCTCTTGACAGCCCCCGACCCTTTGGCCAAGGGAAAGCCTCGCGCGCCGAGGAGTTCGATCGGACCGGCGTTCTCCAGCCGGACAGTCAGATCACCGCCACCCTTCGCCCCGGGACCAACTCAGA GTTCTACTACCTGATTCATCACGAAGGGACGCCCTTTACGCTGCTGGTCAGCCCGTGCAGCGGCCCGATATCCTGGACGGTCAGCTACGTCCGTCCGCCAGAAAACGAGTCGGATGCTGACGAAGGGAAGA AGCGATGGCCAGTGACGAAGCTCGTGCCGGGTTCGCCGTTGTTCACCTACGCCGGAGTCGAGGCGCGAAATTTCTCAATGACGAGGGCACAGGAGGGCGTTTACCGCTTCGAGATAAGATCAACGACGACGTCAAACGGCAGCGCGGAGCGTCGGGGCGTCGACACGGTCCGTCTCTACGCCACGACGGAGATTCTGGAGCACCAATCCATCCTCGAGTTCGGGAACGGCGGCACGGGACACCGTCGTCATCTCCTGCGGTTCCAGCAGCGACGGAGCAAACGACGTCTCGGAGTCTCGTGGAGCTGGAG TCGGCCCGTTACCAATCTGACTGAATACTGCCTTGCCGTGACATCTGGGCAGCGCAGACCCCCGGCGACGTTGTGCGCCGCGCAAAACTTACTCCAGTCAACCTCGGCTTGGCCCCTAGACAAGACTCAGACTTCCGGACATCAACGGCGACGCCCCATTCCCGAGGGCCTTCACTGCCCCAGGGAACCCAGGCTGACCCTTAACGGAATGAGGTTCAACACCACTTACCATTTCGCACTCTACGCG GTGAGTAGGACGAACAACGTGTCGCGCCGAGTAACCGTGGAGAGTCACAAGTTCCGTCGAAACCCGACGCAGACTCTGCGCACCGGCCATCCGGAGACGACGAACCTCCGGAAGAACAGCGGGCTGGTAAACTTCCAGTATCGACCGCGAAGCAACGCGGGGACCGTCTTCCTGATGCGTTCCTGCAGCGGGGGATCCTTCCGGGCCTTGCTTAAGGGGCCCGCAGGGATCATCAGAGACGAAAAGGTGACCGACAGTTTCTTCAAGCTGGTGGCGGAGCCTCTGGAGTCAGGGAAAAGATACGTCCTGAGGATATCGGTGACCCCGGAGGAACTCGAGACTGTTACGACGGTGAAGGTGATCGCACGGGAGGACGTGCCGTCCGCGAATCGGAAG GTGCCCGGAAGGAGTCGTTCACGAGAAAATCGATTCTCCAGAGGGTCTTCGTGGTCGAGGCCAAGGAAGCGGTTCAGGGTTGACCAGCGACCCATCTGCTCACTTTCGGATATCTGA